A stretch of DNA from Pseudonocardia hierapolitana:
CGACGCGCTCCTGCGCCATCGAGTCGCGCTCCCGGATCGTGACGGCCTGGTCGTTCAGGGTGTCGAAGTCGACCGTGACGCAGAACGGCGTGCCGATCTCGTCCTGGCGCCGGTAGCGGCGACCGATCGCGCCGGCGTCGTCGAACTCGACGTTCCAGTGCTTGCGCAGCCGGGCGGCCAGGTCGCGCGCCTTGGGCGAGAGGTCGGCGTTGCGCGAGAGCGGCAGCACCGCGGCCTTGACGGGCGCGAGCCGCCGGTCGAGCCGCAGCACCACGCGGGTGTCGACGCCACCCTTGGCGTTGGGCGCCTCGTCCTCGGTGTAGGCCTCGACGAGGAACGCCATCATCGAACGCCCGACACCGGCCGCGGGCTCGATCACGTACGGCCGGTACCGCGCGCCGGAGGCCTGGTCGTAGAACGACAGATCCACGCCGGAGTGGTTCGAGTGCGTGGTGAGGTCGAAGTCGGTGCGGTTGGCGATGCCCTCCAGCTCGCCCCACTCCTGGCCCTGGAAGCCGAAGCGGTACTCGATGTCGACGGTGCGCTTCGAGTAGTGGGAGAGCTTCTCCTTGGGGTGCTCGTAGTGGCGCAGGTTGTCCCGCGCGATGCCCAGGTCGACGTACCAGGCGGTGCGCTCGTCGATCCAGTACTGGTGCAACTCCTCGTCGGAGCCGGGCTCGACGAAGTACTCCATCTCCATCTGCTCGAACTCGCGCGTGCGGAAGATGAAGTTGCCGGGCGTGATCTCGTTGCGGAAGCTCTTGCCCATCTGGCCGATGCCGAACGGCGGCTTCTTGCGCGACGTGGTCTGCACGTTGAGGAAGTTCACGAAGATGCCCTGCGCCGTCTCCGGGCGCAGGTAGTGCAGGCCCTCCTCGGACTCCACCGGGCCGAGGTAGGTCTTGAGCATCATGTTGAAGTCGCGCGGCTCGGTGTACTGGCCGCGCGTGCCGCAGTTCGGGCAGGGCACGTCGGACAGGTCGTCCTCCGACACCTCCTTGCCCGTGCGCTCGGCGTACTCCTCGGCGAGCTGGTCGGCCCGGAAGCGGCGGTGGCAGGACAGGCACTCCACCAGCGGGTCGGTGAACACGCCGACGTGGCCGGACGCCACCCACACCTGGCGAGGCAGGATCACCGAGGAGTCGAGGCCCACGACGTCCTCGCGGCCGGTGACGGTGGCCTTCCACCACTGCCGCTTGATGTTCTCCTTGAGCTCGACGCCCAGCGGGCCGTAGTCCCACGCCGACCGGGTACCGCCGTAGATCTCCCCCGACGCGAAGACGAAGCCGCGCCGCTTGGCGAGCGCGACGATGGTGTCGATCTTTGCGGACGAGGGCTTGCTGGCCACGGGTGACTCCAGGTGGACGGACGGTGAGCTCCCAGCGTATCCGGCGCGCTCCACCGCATTGCCCGCCCCCGGTCCGCGCACCCCGATCAGGGGGTCACCATTAACAAGGCTGTACTTATATAAGTGACGTCTGTATATTGGCGTCGTGCACGCGTTCGACGTCCTCGGCGACCCGGTCCGGCGCCGGATCCTCGAGCTCCTCGCCGAGGGCGAGCAGACCTCAGGAGCGGTCACCGCCGTCGTCTGCGCGGAGTTCGGCATCTCCCAGCCCGCGGTGTCCCAGCACCTCAAGGTGCTGCGCGAGAGCGGCTTCGCCACCGTCCGGCCGGAGGGCACCCGCAGGCTCTACGCCGTGCGCCCCGAGCCGCTCCAGGACGTCGACGCGTGGCTCGACCGCTTCCGGCGGTTCTGGACCCCGCGGCTGGCGGCACTGGCCACCGAGATCGAGCGCGGCAAGCGGGAACGCCGGCTGCGCAACGACCACCCCGAGGAGTGACCATGTTCGACATCGACCCCCAGATCAGCGCGGTCAGCCGCACGGTCGGCACCAGGGAGCGCGACGGCCGCGAGGCGAAGGTCGTCACGATCAGCCAGGCGTTCGACACCGACGTCGACGACCTCTGGGAAGCCTGCACGACAGCCGACCGGCTGGGACGTTGGTTCGCCCCGGTCTCGGGAGAGCTGCGCCTCGGCGGGCGTTACCAGATCGAGGGCAACGCAAGCGGCACGGTCGAGAGCTGCGATCCGCCCAAGAGCTTCTCCCTCACGTGGGAGTTCGGCGGCGGGGTGAGCTGGGTCGAGGTGCGCCTGTCGCCCGAGGCCGGTGGCGGCTCGCGCTTCGAGCTCGAGCACACCGCCCACCCCGAGGAGCACTGGGACACGTACGGGCCCGGGGCCGTCGGGCTCGGGTACGACATGGCCCTTGCCGCGCTGG
This window harbors:
- a CDS encoding glycine--tRNA ligase, with amino-acid sequence MASKPSSAKIDTIVALAKRRGFVFASGEIYGGTRSAWDYGPLGVELKENIKRQWWKATVTGREDVVGLDSSVILPRQVWVASGHVGVFTDPLVECLSCHRRFRADQLAEEYAERTGKEVSEDDLSDVPCPNCGTRGQYTEPRDFNMMLKTYLGPVESEEGLHYLRPETAQGIFVNFLNVQTTSRKKPPFGIGQMGKSFRNEITPGNFIFRTREFEQMEMEYFVEPGSDEELHQYWIDERTAWYVDLGIARDNLRHYEHPKEKLSHYSKRTVDIEYRFGFQGQEWGELEGIANRTDFDLTTHSNHSGVDLSFYDQASGARYRPYVIEPAAGVGRSMMAFLVEAYTEDEAPNAKGGVDTRVVLRLDRRLAPVKAAVLPLSRNADLSPKARDLAARLRKHWNVEFDDAGAIGRRYRRQDEIGTPFCVTVDFDTLNDQAVTIRERDSMAQERVALDQVESYLAARLIGC
- a CDS encoding SRPBCC family protein; translated protein: MFDIDPQISAVSRTVGTRERDGREAKVVTISQAFDTDVDDLWEACTTADRLGRWFAPVSGELRLGGRYQIEGNASGTVESCDPPKSFSLTWEFGGGVSWVEVRLSPEAGGGSRFELEHTAHPEEHWDTYGPGAVGLGYDMALAALALHLRTGGVTNDQEHAEWWATDAAKQFLAAAGDRWYEADVAGGAAPEAARGATDRCVAAYTGG
- a CDS encoding ArsR/SmtB family transcription factor, with the protein product MHAFDVLGDPVRRRILELLAEGEQTSGAVTAVVCAEFGISQPAVSQHLKVLRESGFATVRPEGTRRLYAVRPEPLQDVDAWLDRFRRFWTPRLAALATEIERGKRERRLRNDHPEE